The proteins below are encoded in one region of Astatotilapia calliptera unplaced genomic scaffold, fAstCal1.2 U_scaffold_5, whole genome shotgun sequence:
- the LOC113018246 gene encoding programmed cell death 1 ligand 1-like — protein sequence MPGCTALFLSAITATLFCAVVGQTKFTMSAEQEVYHAEGNSNITLTWLLRFDTNRPPDFLQIEIINVEKKTRVFFYNSKTGTEVYPDENYRGRLQCDPQLARKGRLECLLTDLRLNDTGTYHCIVVLNEEVSFKTCDLIVTAAVEKKKTETLKPESRERISLYLALGLFVVVIFALSLHYDDYG from the exons ATGCCAggctgcacagctctcttcctCTCAGCAATAACAGCGACTCTCTTCTGTGCTGTAGTCG GTCAGACTAAATTCACTATGAGTGCAGAACAGGAGGTCTATCATGCAGAAGGTAACAGTAACATCACGTTGACCTGGCTGCTCCGTTTCGACACCAACAGGCCTCCTGACTTCCTACAAATAGAGATAATAAATGTGGAAAAGAAGACACGGGTTTTCTTCTATAACAGCAAAACTGGCACTGAGGTGTATCCAGATGAGAACTACAGAGGACGACTGCAGTGTGATCCACAGCTCGCCAGGAAAGGACGGCTTGAATGTCTCTTAACTGATCTCAGGCTCAACGACACGGGGACGTATCACTGCATCGTTGTCCTTAACGAAGAAGTTAGTTTCAAAACCTGTGACCTCATTGTTACAG CTGCTgttgaaaagaagaagacagaaacactgaaaccaGAGAGCCGTGAGAGGATCAGTCTCTATTTAGCTCTGGGTTTGTTTGTAGTGGTGATTTTTGCACTTTCCCTGCATTACGACGATTatgggtga
- the LOC113018209 gene encoding uncharacterized protein LOC113018209 has protein sequence MICRILLLIILTSCVSGSFVVNVTQTCYQAEENHNITLEWTFTTKPDRSTNMLNIFCELFISDKLSVLYHVHEGVEVSESQNEKFSGRVQSDKDALREGRIRLQLCRLRTDDSGLYLCEVNTDYGFSVGRCQLNVTGAKNSKENYWKTVKTALAGGQIAVIILAGLIVGIGEIVDPKFFISKGVREETASDADETTVPPQLLANDGSEGCEVTHLEA, from the exons ATGATCTGCAGGATCCTGCTGCTCATCATCCTCACCTCATGTGTCTCTG GATCATTTGTAGTCAATGTGACACAGACCTGCTATCAGGCAGAGGAGAACCACAACATCACACTGGAGTGGACGTTCACCACCAAACCTGACAGATCCACCAACATGCTCAACATCTTTTGTGAACTCTTTATCAGTGATAAACTCTCAGTCCTGTATCATGTTCATGAAGGTGTTGAGGTGTCAGAGTCTCAGAATGAAAAGTTTTCAGGACGAGTCCAGAGTGACAAAGACGCCCTCAGAGAAGGACGAATCAGACTGCAGCTGTGCAGACTCAGGACTGATGACTCGGGTCTGTACCTGTGTGAGGTCAACACTGATTATGGCTTCAGTGTTGGAAGATGTCAACTCAACGTCACTG GAGCCAAAAATTCAAAGGAAAACTACTGGAAGACAGTTAAAACTGCTTTGGCAGGTGGACAGATTGCAGTTATAATACTTGCTGGTTTGATTGTCGGAATAGGTGAAATAGTTGACCCTAAATTCTTCATTAGCAAAGG AGTAAGAGAAGAGACCGCATCAGATGCAGATGAAACAACAGTTCCTCCTCAACTATTG GCAAACGATGGCTCAGAGGGCTGTGAAGTTACACATTTAGAAGCATAA